A window of Pantoea agglomerans contains these coding sequences:
- a CDS encoding ABC transporter ATP-binding protein — translation MIHFNGVSKHFAGKAAVKDLTLQIGEGEFSVLLGTSGSGKSTTLKMINRLVEFDEGDILFAGESIRQLDARDLRRRMGYAIQSIGLFPHWTVEKNIATVPALLGWPKARIRARVEELLALLSLDAHLGRRLPHQLSGGQQQRVGVARALAADPEVLLMDEPFGALDPVTRGALQQEMLRIHRLSGRTIVLVTHDIDEALTLADNIVLMDQGEIVQQGKPATLLTQPKNDFVQDFFGRSELGVRLLSLGQVGNAARRGEWLEGEPLAAAQSLREALSQFIARRADKLPVVDERQQPLGVLYFSDLLTLREGQ, via the coding sequence ATGATTCACTTTAACGGCGTCAGTAAGCACTTTGCCGGCAAAGCGGCGGTAAAAGATCTGACGCTGCAGATCGGCGAGGGAGAGTTCAGCGTGCTGCTCGGCACTTCGGGCTCCGGCAAATCGACCACCCTGAAAATGATTAACCGGCTGGTGGAGTTCGACGAGGGGGATATCCTGTTCGCCGGCGAGTCGATCCGCCAGCTCGACGCGCGCGACCTGCGCCGCCGCATGGGCTACGCCATTCAGTCGATCGGTCTGTTTCCTCACTGGACGGTGGAAAAAAATATCGCCACCGTGCCTGCGCTGCTCGGCTGGCCGAAAGCCCGCATCCGCGCGCGGGTAGAGGAGCTGCTGGCGCTGCTCAGCCTGGATGCGCACCTCGGGCGGCGTCTGCCGCATCAGCTCTCCGGCGGACAGCAGCAGCGCGTAGGCGTGGCGCGCGCGCTGGCGGCGGATCCGGAGGTATTGCTGATGGATGAACCCTTCGGCGCGCTCGATCCGGTTACGCGCGGCGCGCTGCAGCAGGAGATGCTGCGCATCCATCGCCTGTCGGGCCGCACCATTGTGCTGGTGACGCACGATATCGACGAGGCGCTGACGCTGGCGGATAACATCGTGCTGATGGATCAGGGGGAGATTGTGCAGCAGGGCAAGCCCGCCACGCTGCTGACGCAGCCGAAAAACGACTTTGTGCAGGACTTCTTCGGCAGAAGCGAGCTGGGGGTGCGTCTGCTGTCGCTGGGGCAGGTAGGCAACGCGGCGCGGCGCGGCGAGTGGCTGGAGGGGGAGCCGCTGGCGGCCGCGCAGTCGCTGCGCGAAGCGCTGTCGCAGTTTATCGCCCGGCGCGCCGATAAACTGCCGGTGGTGGATGAGCGGCAGCAGCCGCTGGGCGTGCTTTACTTCAGCGATCTGCTGACCCTGCGCGAGGGACAATAA
- a CDS encoding MerR family transcriptional regulator, translating to MAFYSIGDVAERCGINPVTLRAWQRRYGLLKPQRSEGGHRQFDDEDVQRIEEIKRWIESGVPVGKVKALLEGESVNVHDGWGNLQEELMSVLRHVKPSKLRAKIATLGRENPVDALIDHVIMPVRQKLGLDQNTARVMSSLLDGALIDYVAFCLAGSRKKAGKDALILGWAVEDRTRIWLEAWRLSQEGWRLDVLAEPLDLPRPELFPGQTIFVWTGKKLTRRQQEQLTHWQEQGYTIRAHETRFQ from the coding sequence ATGGCCTTTTACAGTATCGGTGACGTCGCCGAACGCTGTGGAATAAACCCAGTCACGCTGCGCGCGTGGCAACGACGCTATGGGCTGTTAAAGCCGCAGCGATCGGAGGGTGGACATCGTCAGTTTGATGACGAGGATGTGCAGCGCATCGAAGAAATTAAACGCTGGATCGAAAGCGGCGTGCCGGTAGGTAAAGTCAAAGCGCTGCTCGAAGGCGAAAGCGTCAACGTCCACGACGGCTGGGGCAATCTGCAGGAAGAGTTGATGAGCGTGCTGCGCCACGTCAAGCCCTCAAAGCTGCGCGCCAAAATCGCTACGCTCGGGCGGGAAAACCCGGTGGATGCCCTTATCGATCACGTCATTATGCCGGTCCGGCAGAAACTTGGTCTGGATCAGAACACCGCGCGCGTTATGAGCAGCCTGCTGGACGGCGCGCTGATTGACTATGTCGCCTTCTGTCTGGCCGGCAGCCGTAAAAAAGCAGGTAAAGACGCGCTGATCCTCGGCTGGGCGGTCGAGGACCGCACCCGCATCTGGCTGGAGGCCTGGCGGCTCTCGCAGGAGGGCTGGCGGCTTGACGTGCTGGCAGAGCCGCTCGATCTGCCGCGACCCGAGCTTTTTCCCGGTCAGACTATCTTTGTCTGGACCGGCAAAAAGCTTACGCGTCGCCAGCAGGAACAGCTGACGCACTGGCAGGAGCAGGGATATACCATTCGCGCTCACGAAACGCGCTTTCAGTAA
- a CDS encoding ABC transporter substrate-binding protein → MARSGFLALTAAALLLATGAAQAADPVRVGSKIDTEGSLLGNVILQVLEKHGVKTVNKIQLGTTQVVRGAITAGELDIYPEYTGNGAFFFNDEKDPAWKNARQGYEKVKKLDADKNQLVWLTPAPANNTWTIAVRQDVAQQNKLSSLEDLSGYLKKGGTFKLAASAEFIERGDALPAFEKAYDFKLTQSQLLSLAGGDTAVTIKAAAQQTSGVNAAMAYGTDGPVAALGLQTLSDPKGVQPIYAPTPVIRASVLKAWPDIDSWLKPVFSRLDEKTLQQLNAKIAVEGQDASSVAREWLQQQKLL, encoded by the coding sequence ATGGCAAGGTCTGGTTTTCTGGCATTGACGGCAGCCGCGCTGCTGCTGGCGACAGGGGCGGCGCAGGCTGCCGATCCCGTGCGTGTGGGTTCGAAAATCGATACGGAAGGTTCGCTGCTGGGCAATGTGATCCTGCAGGTACTGGAGAAGCACGGCGTCAAAACGGTGAATAAAATCCAGCTCGGCACCACGCAGGTGGTGCGCGGCGCTATCACCGCCGGTGAACTGGACATCTATCCCGAATATACCGGCAACGGCGCGTTCTTCTTCAATGACGAAAAAGATCCCGCCTGGAAAAACGCGCGCCAGGGCTATGAGAAGGTGAAAAAGCTCGACGCCGATAAAAATCAGCTGGTGTGGCTGACGCCTGCGCCAGCGAACAATACCTGGACCATCGCGGTGCGCCAGGATGTCGCCCAGCAGAACAAACTCAGCTCGCTTGAGGATCTCAGCGGCTACCTGAAAAAAGGCGGCACCTTCAAGCTGGCGGCTTCGGCGGAATTTATCGAGCGCGGCGACGCCCTGCCGGCCTTTGAAAAAGCCTATGACTTTAAGCTGACGCAGAGCCAGCTGCTCTCGCTGGCGGGCGGCGATACGGCAGTGACCATCAAGGCGGCGGCGCAGCAGACCTCCGGCGTCAACGCGGCGATGGCCTACGGCACCGACGGCCCGGTGGCGGCGCTGGGTCTGCAAACCCTGAGCGATCCTAAAGGGGTGCAGCCAATCTATGCGCCAACGCCGGTCATCCGTGCCTCGGTGCTGAAAGCCTGGCCCGATATCGACAGCTGGCTGAAGCCGGTTTTCAGTCGGCTGGATGAGAAAACCCTGCAGCAGCTGAACGCGAAGATCGCCGTTGAGGGCCAGGACGCCAGCAGCGTGGCGCGTGAATGGCTGCAGCAGCAGAAGCTGCTGTAA
- a CDS encoding ABC transporter permease — MRWLKDPLLWLIVLFMALLLGLPYSGPLFAWWFPEQARPLYQQESFLQLALAHLFLVVTASALALLVGVGGGVLVTRRAGRRFRPMVETIVAAGQTVPPVAVLAIAVPVMGFGAWPAVVALLLYGLLPILQGTLAGLDSVPASSREIADGVGMSAWQRLWQVELALAAPVILAGVRTSVIVNIGTAAIASTVGAESLGSPVIIGLSGFNTAYVIQGALLVALLAIVSDRLFERLQRWLSVSGE, encoded by the coding sequence ATGCGCTGGCTAAAAGACCCGCTGCTCTGGCTGATTGTTTTATTTATGGCGCTGCTGCTTGGCCTGCCCTACAGCGGACCGCTTTTCGCCTGGTGGTTCCCCGAGCAGGCGCGTCCGCTCTATCAGCAGGAGAGCTTTTTACAGCTGGCGCTGGCGCATCTTTTTCTGGTGGTGACCGCCAGCGCGCTGGCGCTGCTGGTGGGCGTCGGCGGCGGCGTACTGGTGACGCGACGCGCAGGACGCCGCTTCCGGCCGATGGTAGAGACTATCGTCGCGGCCGGACAGACGGTTCCGCCGGTCGCGGTGCTGGCGATCGCCGTGCCGGTAATGGGGTTTGGCGCCTGGCCGGCGGTGGTGGCGCTGCTGCTTTACGGCCTGCTGCCGATTTTACAGGGCACGCTGGCCGGACTCGATAGCGTGCCCGCCAGCAGTCGGGAGATCGCCGACGGCGTCGGCATGAGCGCATGGCAGCGTTTATGGCAGGTAGAGCTGGCGCTGGCTGCGCCGGTGATACTGGCGGGGGTGCGCACCTCGGTGATTGTCAATATCGGCACGGCGGCCATCGCCTCGACCGTCGGCGCGGAGAGTCTCGGTTCGCCGGTGATCATCGGCCTGAGCGGCTTCAACACCGCCTACGTTATTCAGGGCGCGCTGCTGGTGGCGCTGCTGGCAATTGTCAGTGACCGCCTGTTTGAGCGCCTGCAGCGCTGGCTTAGCGTGAGTGGAGAATAA
- a CDS encoding histidine-type phosphatase produces the protein MRVSRRAVTAVCALLLWSAQAAAQPTYQLEKVVELSRHGVRPPTPGNRKEIEAATQRPWTLWSTRDGELTGHGYAAVVNKGRWEGEHYRQLGLLPAGCPQPQDIYLRASPLQRTRATAEALADGAFPGCGVPVHRVAGEADPLFQTDAFAATAIDPAQQLAAVTAKAGDLAARQQALQPAIQALKQAVCLSDDRCALFDQPWQIRQSKSGHAYIAGLSVMASMAETLRLAWSENLPLSQIAWGHITRAAQITAILPLLTANYDLSNDVLYSARKRGSILLDTMLNHIARDDAEPNARWLLLVAHDTNIAMVRTLMGFSWTLPGYARGNIPPGGSLVFERWRDSASNQRFLRVYFQAQSLDDLRHLQPIDAAHPLLRQEWQQAGCRATAEGTLCPLASAVRTLSRQIDQQAVTPVSYALP, from the coding sequence ATGAGAGTTTCCCGCCGCGCCGTTACGGCTGTCTGCGCCCTGCTGCTCTGGTCGGCGCAGGCCGCCGCGCAGCCAACATATCAGCTGGAAAAGGTGGTGGAGCTGAGCCGCCACGGCGTGCGCCCGCCGACGCCGGGCAATCGCAAAGAGATCGAGGCCGCCACCCAGCGTCCCTGGACGCTATGGAGTACGCGCGACGGCGAGCTGACCGGCCACGGCTATGCGGCGGTGGTGAATAAGGGGCGCTGGGAGGGCGAACATTATCGCCAGCTCGGCCTGCTGCCCGCGGGCTGCCCGCAGCCGCAGGATATTTACCTGCGCGCCAGCCCGCTGCAGCGCACCCGCGCCACCGCCGAGGCGCTGGCAGACGGCGCCTTTCCCGGCTGCGGCGTGCCGGTGCATCGCGTGGCGGGCGAAGCCGATCCGCTGTTCCAGACCGACGCCTTCGCCGCGACGGCGATCGATCCCGCGCAGCAGCTGGCGGCGGTCACGGCAAAGGCGGGCGACCTGGCCGCGCGTCAGCAGGCGCTGCAGCCCGCTATTCAGGCGCTGAAGCAGGCGGTATGCCTCTCCGATGACCGCTGCGCCCTGTTCGATCAGCCCTGGCAGATCCGCCAGAGCAAAAGCGGCCACGCCTACATCGCCGGCCTGAGCGTGATGGCGAGCATGGCGGAGACGCTGCGCCTCGCCTGGAGTGAGAACCTGCCGCTCAGCCAGATCGCCTGGGGTCATATCACCCGCGCCGCGCAGATTACCGCTATCCTGCCACTGCTAACGGCGAACTATGATCTCAGCAACGACGTGCTCTACAGCGCGCGAAAGCGCGGCTCAATCCTGCTGGATACCATGCTTAACCATATTGCGCGGGATGACGCAGAACCAAACGCGCGCTGGCTGCTGCTGGTCGCTCACGACACCAATATCGCTATGGTGCGCACCCTGATGGGCTTTAGCTGGACGCTGCCCGGCTACGCACGCGGCAATATTCCGCCCGGCGGCAGCCTGGTTTTTGAGCGCTGGCGCGACAGCGCCAGCAACCAGCGCTTCCTGCGCGTCTATTTTCAGGCGCAAAGCCTGGATGATCTGCGCCATCTGCAGCCGATTGACGCCGCGCATCCGCTGCTGCGCCAGGAGTGGCAGCAGGCGGGGTGCCGCGCGACGGCGGAGGGAACCCTCTGCCCGCTGGCGAGCGCCGTGCGCACCCTGAGTCGGCAGATTGACCAGCAGGCGGTGACGCCTGTCAGCTATGCGCTGCCCTGA
- the ybiB gene encoding DNA-binding protein YbiB — MELNKVIKEIGRGKNHARDLDLATAQALYTAMLAGEVPELELGGILIALRIKGEGEEEMRGFYQAMQARMMSLQAPAQRPQPVVIPSYNGARRQGNLTPLLALLLNRLGFPVLVHGVSDDPTRVTSEAVFAALGIAAVTTQQQAQAALDRGDLAFITIDHLCPPMAQQLSLRWRMGVRSSAHTLVKLATPFGEREALRLSSVSHPEYVPRVAKFFSDIDAPAILLNGTEGEVYASPLRCPAISFIPGAGGEAEVWTERQPEAAPELPADKSAEATARWTERVLKGECPVPQSLRLQIACCLRASGESASLEAGLMRLSDAGF, encoded by the coding sequence ATGGAACTGAACAAAGTGATTAAAGAGATCGGGCGCGGCAAAAATCACGCGCGCGATCTCGACCTCGCCACCGCGCAGGCGCTTTATACGGCGATGCTGGCGGGCGAAGTGCCGGAGCTGGAGCTGGGCGGCATTTTGATCGCGCTGCGCATCAAGGGTGAAGGCGAAGAGGAGATGCGCGGTTTCTATCAGGCGATGCAGGCGCGCATGATGTCGCTGCAGGCGCCGGCGCAGCGTCCGCAGCCAGTTGTGATCCCCAGCTACAACGGCGCGCGTCGTCAGGGCAATCTGACGCCGCTGCTGGCGCTGTTGCTTAACCGTCTGGGCTTTCCGGTGCTGGTGCACGGCGTCAGCGACGATCCGACGCGCGTCACCAGCGAGGCGGTGTTCGCCGCCCTCGGCATCGCGGCGGTGACGACGCAGCAGCAGGCGCAGGCGGCGCTTGATCGGGGCGATCTCGCCTTTATCACCATTGACCATCTCTGCCCGCCAATGGCGCAGCAGCTCTCGCTGCGCTGGCGCATGGGAGTGCGCAGCAGCGCCCATACGCTGGTGAAGCTGGCGACGCCGTTCGGCGAACGCGAAGCGCTGCGTCTCTCCAGCGTATCGCATCCTGAATATGTGCCGCGCGTCGCGAAGTTCTTTAGCGATATCGACGCGCCCGCCATTCTGCTGAACGGCACGGAAGGAGAGGTCTACGCCAGCCCGCTGCGCTGTCCGGCAATCAGCTTTATTCCCGGTGCAGGAGGCGAAGCGGAAGTCTGGACAGAGCGCCAGCCGGAAGCGGCGCCGGAGCTGCCGGCGGATAAGTCGGCCGAGGCGACCGCGCGCTGGACGGAAAGGGTGCTGAAGGGAGAGTGTCCGGTGCCGCAGTCGCTGCGTCTGCAAATCGCCTGCTGCCTGCGCGCCAGCGGCGAGAGCGCGTCGCTGGAAGCGGGCCTGATGCGGCTGAGCGACGCCGGATTTTAG
- a CDS encoding ABC transporter permease codes for MALSRDAMLAARRQPVALLLLLLLSLALYWLPFLSYAPNRLVSGQPLMLGQVSDAGWLALPLAALWLLLWARPTRAALALMLLACDALLTGMVWLSGHEAARLAAQGSALARTSFGGGLWLACGVTLLLCAELARTLTRNRFWQLLLNLQIWLLPLLMLFSGELNALSLLKEYANRHAVFDAALARHLTLLSGTLLPALLIGLPLGILLHRRPAWQSGVFSVLNVIQTVPSVALFGLLIAPLAGLATAFPGLKSWGVSGIGMAPALIALTLYALLPLVRSVVAGLQQVPRDVRESARGMGMGQLQRFFAVDVPLALPVWLAGLRVVVVQTLGMAVIAALIGAGGFGAIIFQGLLSSALDLVLLGVIPVIALAVAIDALFRLLISLLEKTHDSL; via the coding sequence ATGGCGCTATCGCGGGATGCGATGCTGGCGGCGCGGCGCCAGCCGGTCGCGCTGCTGCTGTTGCTGCTGTTAAGCCTGGCGCTCTACTGGCTGCCGTTTCTCAGCTACGCGCCGAACCGGCTGGTCTCCGGCCAGCCGCTGATGCTGGGGCAGGTCAGCGATGCCGGATGGCTGGCGCTGCCGCTGGCGGCGCTCTGGCTGCTGCTGTGGGCGCGTCCGACGCGCGCGGCGCTGGCGCTGATGCTGCTCGCCTGCGACGCGCTGCTGACCGGTATGGTGTGGCTGAGCGGGCACGAGGCGGCGAGGCTGGCGGCGCAGGGTAGCGCGCTGGCGCGCACCAGCTTCGGCGGCGGCCTGTGGCTGGCGTGCGGCGTCACGCTGCTGCTGTGCGCGGAGCTGGCGCGCACCCTGACGCGCAACAGGTTCTGGCAGCTGCTGCTTAATCTGCAGATCTGGCTGCTGCCGCTGCTGATGCTGTTTAGCGGCGAGCTGAACGCGCTGTCGCTGCTGAAAGAGTACGCCAACCGTCACGCGGTGTTCGACGCGGCGCTGGCGCGGCACCTGACGCTGCTCAGCGGCACGCTGCTGCCTGCGCTGCTGATCGGCCTGCCGCTCGGCATTTTGCTGCACCGACGTCCGGCGTGGCAGAGCGGCGTCTTCAGCGTGCTAAACGTCATCCAGACCGTGCCCTCGGTGGCGCTGTTCGGTCTGCTGATCGCGCCGCTGGCCGGGCTGGCGACCGCCTTCCCCGGGCTGAAGAGCTGGGGCGTCAGCGGCATCGGCATGGCGCCGGCGCTGATCGCGCTAACGCTCTATGCGCTGCTGCCGCTGGTGCGCAGCGTGGTGGCCGGGCTGCAGCAGGTGCCGCGCGACGTGCGCGAAAGCGCGCGCGGCATGGGTATGGGCCAGCTGCAGCGCTTTTTCGCCGTTGACGTGCCGCTGGCGCTGCCGGTCTGGCTCGCCGGGCTGCGCGTGGTGGTGGTGCAAACGCTGGGCATGGCGGTGATCGCCGCGCTAATCGGCGCAGGCGGCTTCGGCGCCATTATTTTTCAGGGACTGCTCAGCAGCGCGCTCGATCTGGTGCTGCTCGGCGTTATCCCGGTGATTGCGCTGGCGGTGGCGATTGACGCGCTGTTCCGCCTGCTGATTTCCCTGCTGGAGAAAACCCATGATTCACTTTAA
- a CDS encoding GNAT family N-acetyltransferase: MTTYEWINAEQARIEQGHLSDLLQACVADGASIGFTDPQDRTVMARFWQQRAASLAEGENELIIARQHQRVVGTLTLSAAGMPNGRHRAEISKLLVHPAARRQGIARQLMQLAEQRAQALGKTLLVLDTRSGDVATQLYLSLGWQIAGSIPDYAESIAGELEATTVMFKPLTRLP; this comes from the coding sequence ATGACGACTTATGAATGGATTAATGCAGAGCAGGCGCGCATTGAACAGGGTCACCTCAGCGATCTGCTGCAGGCGTGCGTGGCGGACGGTGCCAGCATCGGCTTTACCGATCCGCAGGACCGCACGGTGATGGCGCGTTTCTGGCAGCAGCGCGCAGCCAGCCTCGCCGAAGGCGAGAATGAACTTATCATCGCGCGCCAGCACCAGCGGGTGGTCGGCACGCTAACCCTGAGCGCGGCCGGGATGCCCAACGGCCGCCATCGCGCGGAGATAAGCAAGCTGCTGGTGCATCCCGCCGCCCGACGGCAGGGCATTGCGCGCCAGCTAATGCAGCTGGCCGAGCAGCGGGCGCAGGCGCTGGGGAAAACGCTGCTGGTGCTGGACACCCGCAGCGGCGATGTCGCCACGCAGCTCTATCTGTCGCTCGGCTGGCAGATCGCCGGCTCGATTCCAGACTACGCCGAATCGATCGCGGGCGAGCTGGAGGCGACAACGGTGATGTTTAAACCGCTGACGCGTCTGCCATGA
- a CDS encoding GNAT family N-acetyltransferase has protein sequence MILVAREEVDHPDARWLLDQLSDTLTQLTGSSGRARFNAAEMMMPGRCFAVARNGLRQPIGCGAFRPLQPGVAELKRMFALPGSRGAGAALLHFLEQQARREGYRQLWLETRRINARALAFYARHGYQPIAAYGPYTAMPQSQCMGKRLDDQGSA, from the coding sequence ATGATTCTGGTAGCGCGTGAAGAGGTGGACCACCCCGACGCTCGCTGGCTGCTGGATCAGCTTTCTGACACCCTGACGCAGCTAACCGGCAGCAGCGGCCGCGCCCGTTTTAATGCGGCGGAGATGATGATGCCGGGACGCTGCTTCGCCGTGGCCCGCAATGGGCTGCGGCAGCCGATCGGTTGCGGCGCCTTTCGCCCGTTACAGCCCGGCGTGGCTGAGCTTAAACGCATGTTCGCGCTGCCCGGAAGCCGGGGCGCTGGCGCGGCGCTGCTGCACTTTCTTGAGCAACAGGCGCGGCGGGAGGGATATCGGCAGCTGTGGCTGGAAACGCGGCGCATCAACGCGCGCGCGCTGGCTTTTTACGCGCGCCACGGCTATCAGCCCATTGCCGCGTACGGACCTTATACCGCGATGCCGCAATCACAGTGCATGGGCAAGCGGCTGGATGATCAGGGCAGCGCATAG
- the dinG gene encoding ATP-dependent DNA helicase DinG has translation MALTAAIKSQIAQWYKALQQQVPDFIPRAPQRQMIAEVAKCLAGDDARHLAIEAPTGVGKTLSYLIPGIAASRAEEKTLIVSTANVALQDQIFTKDLPLLKKIIPDLTFTAAFGRGRYVCPRNLAALAASDDQQGDLLLYLDDEAVSGTQEEQTQCGRLEKSLASYAWDGLRDHSEENISDSLWQRLSTDKASCLGSHCRWYRECPFFVARREIEQADVVVANHALVMAAMENESVLPPPKHLMLVLDEGHHLPEVARDALEMSADVTPGWSSLQLDLFVRLVEGIMTQMRPKSPPPLSNPERLKAHCEELRELLTTLSQALNPLLPADNQPGEFRFVLGELPEELLALCARLFKLSDALRGLAEGLINALSEQTGSVDLMRLHRNLLQLNRQFGWFESVSKLWRLAAMPKASGAPVSKWITRELRDGQPHLLFHCAGIRVSDQLEKLLWRKIPHVVVTSATLRSLNSFGRLQEMSGLSEKAGDRFVALDSPFNHVEQGKLVIPQMRYEPLLANEAEHIAEMAAFFRQQMKKETHKGVLVLFASGRAMQQFVAQLPELRLTMLVQGDQPRSRLVELHRKRVAQGETSILVGLQSFAEGLDLKGELLSQVHIHKIAFPPVDSPVILTEGEWLKSLNRYPFEVQSLPSASFTLIQQVGRLIRSHQCYGEIVIYDRRLLSKAYGSRLLAALPVFPIEQPEAPAALKVKRAPALTGNKRRPTRRPAAKR, from the coding sequence ATGGCCCTGACAGCAGCAATTAAAAGCCAGATAGCGCAGTGGTATAAGGCGCTACAGCAGCAGGTGCCGGACTTTATTCCGCGCGCGCCGCAGCGCCAGATGATCGCCGAAGTGGCGAAGTGCCTGGCGGGCGACGACGCGCGCCATCTGGCGATTGAGGCGCCGACCGGCGTCGGCAAAACCCTCTCGTATCTGATCCCCGGCATTGCGGCAAGCCGCGCCGAAGAGAAGACGCTGATCGTCAGCACCGCCAACGTGGCGCTGCAGGATCAGATCTTTACTAAAGATCTGCCGTTGTTAAAAAAGATTATTCCCGATCTCACCTTTACCGCCGCCTTCGGGCGCGGGCGCTACGTTTGCCCTCGCAATCTGGCGGCGCTGGCCGCCAGCGACGATCAGCAGGGCGATCTGCTGCTCTATCTCGACGACGAGGCGGTGAGCGGCACTCAGGAAGAGCAGACGCAGTGCGGCAGGCTGGAGAAGTCGCTCGCCAGCTACGCCTGGGACGGACTGCGCGATCACAGCGAAGAGAACATCAGCGACAGCCTGTGGCAGCGTCTCTCTACCGACAAGGCGAGCTGTCTCGGCTCGCACTGCCGCTGGTATCGCGAATGTCCCTTCTTCGTCGCCCGCCGTGAAATCGAGCAGGCAGATGTGGTGGTGGCTAACCACGCGCTGGTAATGGCGGCGATGGAGAATGAGTCGGTGCTGCCGCCGCCGAAACACCTGATGCTGGTGCTGGATGAAGGTCACCATCTGCCGGAGGTAGCGCGCGACGCGCTGGAGATGAGCGCCGACGTCACGCCTGGCTGGAGCAGTTTGCAGCTCGATCTCTTCGTGCGGCTGGTCGAGGGTATTATGACGCAGATGCGCCCGAAATCGCCGCCGCCGCTCAGCAATCCAGAGCGCCTCAAGGCGCACTGCGAGGAACTGCGCGAGCTGCTGACCACGCTGAGCCAGGCGCTCAATCCGCTGCTGCCCGCCGACAATCAGCCGGGCGAGTTTCGCTTCGTGCTGGGCGAGCTGCCTGAAGAGCTGCTGGCGCTCTGCGCGCGCCTGTTTAAGCTAAGTGACGCGCTGCGCGGGCTGGCAGAAGGATTAATTAACGCCCTCAGCGAACAGACCGGCAGCGTCGATCTGATGCGCCTGCACCGCAATTTGCTGCAGCTTAACCGCCAGTTCGGCTGGTTCGAATCGGTCAGCAAGCTGTGGCGGCTGGCGGCAATGCCGAAAGCGTCGGGCGCGCCGGTGTCGAAGTGGATCACGCGTGAGCTGCGCGACGGGCAGCCGCATCTGCTGTTTCACTGCGCCGGTATTCGCGTCAGCGATCAGCTGGAGAAACTGCTGTGGCGCAAAATCCCCCATGTGGTGGTGACCTCCGCCACGCTGCGCTCGCTCAACAGCTTCGGCCGCCTGCAGGAGATGTCCGGCCTGAGCGAGAAAGCCGGTGACCGTTTCGTGGCGCTCGACTCGCCTTTTAACCATGTCGAGCAGGGCAAGCTGGTGATCCCGCAGATGCGCTATGAGCCGCTGCTGGCTAACGAGGCGGAACATATCGCCGAAATGGCGGCCTTTTTCCGCCAGCAGATGAAAAAAGAGACCCATAAAGGGGTGCTGGTGCTGTTCGCCAGCGGGCGCGCCATGCAGCAGTTCGTTGCGCAGCTGCCGGAGCTGCGCCTGACCATGCTGGTGCAGGGCGATCAGCCGCGCTCGCGCCTGGTGGAGCTGCACCGCAAACGGGTGGCGCAGGGCGAGACCAGCATTCTGGTCGGCCTGCAGTCGTTCGCCGAAGGGCTGGATTTAAAAGGCGAGCTGCTGAGCCAGGTACATATTCATAAAATCGCTTTTCCGCCGGTGGACAGTCCGGTAATTTTGACCGAGGGCGAATGGCTCAAGAGCCTGAATCGCTACCCCTTTGAGGTGCAAAGCCTGCCGAGCGCCTCCTTTACGCTAATACAGCAGGTAGGACGCCTGATCCGCAGTCATCAGTGCTACGGCGAAATCGTAATCTATGACCGTCGGCTGCTGAGCAAAGCCTACGGCAGCCGCCTGCTGGCCGCGCTGCCGGTGTTTCCTATTGAGCAGCCGGAGGCACCCGCCGCGCTGAAGGTGAAACGCGCGCCGGCGCTGACCGGTAATAAACGGCGTCCCACCCGGCGTCCGGCGGCGAAGCGTTAA
- a CDS encoding helix-turn-helix domain-containing protein yields MLTEETEQRLAARLAELRVQRGWSLDELATATGISRASLSRIERGETSPTAALLNRLCVAYGLTMSRLLSEVEERVNLLLTPEQQPVWRDDASGFVRRNVSPPAAHFRAELVEGQLRPGARIDYDAPPVQGLEQHIWLQQGGLTVTMESQSWTLQSGDCLRFHLTGRSAFEAHLTDGARYLLAVCKP; encoded by the coding sequence ATGCTGACTGAAGAGACTGAACAACGCCTTGCGGCTCGCCTGGCGGAACTCCGCGTTCAGCGCGGCTGGTCGCTGGATGAACTTGCCACCGCGACCGGCATCAGCCGGGCGTCATTGTCGCGTATTGAGCGCGGCGAAACCAGCCCAACGGCTGCCTTATTGAATCGCCTGTGCGTCGCCTATGGTCTTACCATGTCGCGGCTGCTAAGTGAAGTAGAAGAGCGCGTCAATCTGCTGCTGACGCCGGAACAGCAGCCGGTATGGCGCGACGACGCAAGCGGCTTCGTGCGCCGCAACGTCTCGCCGCCCGCCGCGCACTTCCGGGCTGAGCTGGTGGAAGGCCAGCTGCGGCCGGGCGCGCGTATCGATTACGATGCGCCCCCTGTTCAGGGGCTGGAGCAGCATATCTGGCTGCAGCAGGGCGGTCTGACCGTCACCATGGAGAGCCAGAGCTGGACCTTACAGAGCGGCGATTGCCTGCGTTTTCACCTGACCGGCCGCTCGGCGTTTGAGGCGCATCTCACCGACGGCGCGCGCTATCTGCTGGCGGTGTGCAAACCATGA